The sequence GCGCAGTGTGCTGGCGCGCTTCGCGTACGCCGACAAGGACGACGAGGTGGTCGGCACGCCCGACCCCCGCATCGTCGGCGCGGCGGCGGGCCTGCTGGAGGCCGGCGAGGACGACCGGGACGGGACGTAGCGGCGGGCACCCTCGGGATGAGCCGGCGCCCCGCGGTGACGGCTGCCGCGGGTCGCCGGCGCTTCCGCGTCGAAGTGCGCGGCCACTCCACGTGCGGTGAGTGAGCAGGCCGTTCCAGAGGCACTGAGCTCGGTGTTGTGCACCATGCCCGCGACCTTGAGGCAGTCGATGAGGGTGACCAGGCCATCACCGCCGGGGGGGATGCCAGAAAGGCTTGCGTGTCGCCGTTGGACTCCCCTGGAATGCTTGGTCGTGTCTCTCAACTCCGGTGGGGCATGAGGGGCTTCGCCGATGCTCGTAGACTCATGACGTGGCATTCATGAGCACCCCGCACTGCTGCTTCCTGTGATCGGAAGGCGTTGAGGGCGATGCCAGACGGCATCGCCCTCCTTGGCGTGCCTGCTGCGTGAACGCTCTGAGCGCGCGTGCAGGCACGGTCTCTTCCCTTCATCCTTGCCAGGAGTGCCTCGTGCCCGTGTCGCTTCCCCCTGCCCTCGAACTGTCCCTCGACCTGCTGCGCTGCCCAACGTGCCGCACGCGTCACCTGCACCCCGACCACGGCGCACTGCGCTGCCCGGTGGGCCACACCTTCGACATCGCCCGCCACGGCTACGCCGGCCTGCTGACAGGCACCCGCGCCACCAGCGGTGACGATGCGGCCATGGTCCAGGCCCGGGACCGATTCCTGTCCACCGGCACTTACGCGCCCATCCGCCAAGTCGGGGCCGGCCTGGCGGCCGGCGCCGTGTCTGAGCAGGCCACGGTCGTGGACGTGGGGTGCGGCACCGGCTACTACCTGGCCGGCGTACTCGACCAGCTGCTCGGCGGCCGTGGTCTGGGTCTGGACACATCGGTGCGCGCGCTACGCTCGGCAGCCCGTGCGCACGACCGAGCCGCCGCGGTGGCCTGGGACGTCTTCCGTTCCTTCCCGCTGGCCGACGGGGTGGCCGATGTCGTGCTGAACGTGTTCGCCCCGCGCAACCCGGCCGAGTTCCACCGGGTGCTGCGCCCGACCGGCCGGTTGATCGTGATCCGTCCCACCGGGCGGCACCTGGCCGAGCTGCGCGGCCGGTTGCCTGCGACGGTCACGATCGACCCGGCCAAGGAACAGCGCCTGCACCGGACGCTGGGCCCCTTCTTCGAGGCCGCCGTCACCGAACAGGTGGAGTACCCCGCGACCCTGACCAGGCTGGATGCCCTGGACCTGGTGGCGATGACGCCGAGCGCACGCCACGTGAGCCGTGCAGACCTGAACGATGACGGCCTCCTGCCCGATCAGGTCACCGTCTCCGTGCTGGCCACCGCCTACCAGCCTCGGTGACCACGAGCGGGCGCATGCGCCTGCTGAGCGACGAGCAGTGGCCTTCTGGTCCCGAGGCAGTCCCCAGCGGGAGATCTTGATGGCCAGGGCACCGAGGGCCTCCTTCTCGGGGCCGTGGATCGTGCGGATGCCGGCGAGCTGCTCGTCACGGGCGGCGGTGGGGTTGACGTTTGCCGGGCCTTCGCCGTCGAGCGTTCCCGCCCCGCGTACCCCAACTTCGAGGCCCAGTTGCGAGGTAGGGGCCGTGGTGGAGGCAGACGGCGGTCACCTGCGCGGCCTCTCGGTTGAGCGGGCCGTCCGCACCGCCCGGACTCGGCCACGCGTCCGCCGTCATCACGCCGCGGATCTACGCCCATCTGTGGCCGGGGGAAGAAGACCGCACCCGGACCGTCATGGACGCCGTGCTCGGCGGCCTGCGGACCGGGTGCGGACAGGTAGACACTGCAACGAAAGAAATCGCAGGTCAGAGGGCGTAAAAGGAGATCACGCCTTCTTGGTCTCCCAGAAGATGCGGTCGATCTCGGCGATGAGCTCCAGCGCCGCCTCGCCCGTCTTCGGGTCGGTCGACGCCTTGGCGGCCGACAGGGCCTTCAGGGTGTCGTTGACCAGCTGGTGCAGCTGCGGGTACTTCTCGAAGTGCGGGGGCTTGAAGTAGTCGCTCCAGAGCACGGAGACGTGGTGCTTGGCCAGCTCCGCGCGCTGCTCCTTGATGACGGTGGCACGCGCCTGGAAGTGCGGGTCGTCGTTGGCGGCCATCTTTTCCTGAACGGCCTTCACCGACTCCGCCTCGATGCGGGCCTGGGCCGGGTCGTACACGCCACAGGGCAGGTCGCAGTGGGCGCTGACCTTGACCTTGGGGGCAAACAGGCGGGAAAGCATGGAGCATTCCTTCCTCGTGATCGTCTTCTCAGGTGGGACATTACTCCCTGAGGGACGGGTTTTCGCGAGTGCCCCCTAGGGCTTAGGACAAAAGTCCAGGGTCAGACTGAGACTGGTGGAGGAACGGACCGGGGAGGTGCCGGGGATGCCGGAGCTGTCGCAGGAGACCGAGCGGGGGAGGGCGGGGGCGCTCTTCGGACTGGCCGAGGTGACCGGCCCGTCCATGGTGCCCACGCTGCGTCACGGGGACCGGCTGCTGGTGCAGTACGGGGCCGCGGCCAGGCCGGGGGGCATCGTCGTCCTGCGTCACCCCTTCCAGCAGGACCTGCTGGTCGTCAAGCGCGCCGTGGAGCGGCGCGAGGGCGGCTGGTGGGTGCTCGGGGACAACCCGTACGCGGGTGGGGACAGTACGGATTACGGAGTCGTGCCCGACGAGCTGATCCTCGGCAGGGCGCTGCTGAGGTACCGGCCGCTCGCCGGCGGTCAGCGCTCGCCGGCGGCGCTGGCGCGCTGGATCTTCTCGGCCGCGAGGCCGCTGCTGCCCGTCCGGTCGGCCTCCAGGCGCTTGCGGGCCCGGTAGGCGGCCACGTTGGCGCGGGTCGCACAGCGGTCCGAGCAGTAGCGCCGGGAGCGGTTCGTGGACGTGTCGAGATAGGCGTTGCGGCAGGGCGCCGCCTGGCACAGGCCCAGGCGGTCGACGCCGTATTCGGTCAGGTGGAACGCCAGGCCCATCGCCGCGATCGCCGCGTAGCCGGCGGTGGCGTTGGACGGGTGGTCGGCCAGGTGCATGTGCCACAGGGGGCGGCCGTCGTCGTCCCGGTAGTCGTGCCCGGAGATCTGGGGGCTGACCGGGAACTCCAGGAGCAGTGAGTTGAGGAGGTCCACGGCGAGCGTCTCGTCACCCGTGTCCGCCGCCTCGAAGACCGCGCGCAGCCTGCCCCGTACCGAGCGGAAGCGCGTGACGTCGGCGTCGGTGGCGCGGCGGGCCGCCGACGCGTTGATGCCGAAGAGGTCGCGGACGGCCTCGACCGAGGTCAGCGAGTCCTTGCCCCGGGCCGGTTCCTCGCTGTTCACGAGACGTACGGCGTAATCCGAGTAATAGGCCAGTTCCACTATTAGTCCTTACGGAGGCGCTCTATGGTCATGTCTGCGGTCGGGTAATAGCCGGTTGTGCTTCCAGGGTATTACGTGCCGGTGAGGAGGCGGGGATTCCATGGCCACCACGGCCGGAACCGACTGGGCCGCCTGGCCGGAGAGCTGGGACCGGCAGCAGGAGTGGTACATGCCGGACAGTGAGGAGCGGTTCACGATCATGCTCGACATGGTCGAGGCGCTCGCCGGCACGGACCCGCGCGTGCTCGACCTCGCGTGCGGGACCTTCGAGGGCGACGAGCGCGTCTCCTTCGTCACCGCCGACCTCAAGGACCCGCGGTGGACGGCGGAACTGTTCAGCAACGGGTCTCAGCTTGCCATCGCCGGCCGCCTCGCCGGTTAGCCGTCATGTTGTCGGCTCGGCTTCGTCAGATACCGCTGCTCCCTCCCCTGGCGGAAGACTTTCACGGGCGCGCACCATGTCGGCACGCGCATGAACAAGGAGAGCAAGTGCCTTCAGAACAGCTGCGATGCTGAGGCCAACGGCTGTCGTCAGCCCGCCGATCGCAGTAATGATCTGCGCGGTGTCCGACGGGCTGAACTGCCCGTGCTGGATGCTTTCCAGCACGCTGCGTGTGGCAAAGGCCGAGATGACGTACCCGACCACCGCCAGGGCAAAGAGCCCAGCCACAGCGCAGGCTTCCGCCCTCCCGACGGCTTTGCGTACTCGTCGGAGGCGCCGCACCCGCTCACGCTGCCTGGTCTGCTCCTCCTCCCGCTGTGCTTCACGATATTGGCGGGCTACAACGGCAGACCACACGAGATCGCCTGATCCTGACGGAAGGCTGAGCCATGTCATGCCGTTTGACGACGCATCACCTTGGACGCGGTCCATCTCCAGCTCGACCTCCGTGCCGCCCTCCGGCACCGCGCGCAGCCGCGCCGTGCCGCCGTTGCGCTGCATCCGGCCGATGATCGATTCTCTGACGCCCATGCGGTCGGCGGGTATCGAGTCGAGGTCGAAGCCCGGGCCGCGGTCACGGACGGACACGAAGACGGTCCTGCCCTCGACTTCCGCGTAGACCTGCACGGCGCCGCCCTTGCCACCGTGCTTGGCGGCGTTGGTCATCGCCTCACACATGGCCTGCATCTGCGCATTGAGCTTCTCGTCCAGGACACAGTCACCGACGACCACGACCTCGATGGGGACGCCGTAGTGGCCCTCGACCTCGGCGGCGAGCAGCCGCACCGCTTCGCCCAGCGTCTCCGGCCCCTCGCCCCGGCTTCCCATGCCGCCCATCATGCCGCTTGACCGTGACTGGTGGCAGCGGCCTTGAGCACCGTGACGAAAGGGCTCTTCCGCCCGGGTGTTCAGCGGAATTGGGCGATCTGACGCCCAGACAGCTGCAAGGTGACGTTGACCTGCAAGGACGCGAGTGGCCAGAGCGAATGCGCTGCAGTGGCTCTGTTCGCGAGATCGGGCAGGGAGGCGATGGCACGGAGCAACGCGATGTCCGATCTGCAACAGGGGTGCCGTGCAGGCCATGGCGGGCCTTGGTGACAGCACGGTCAGAAGCCGGGGGCGGAGCCGACGAAGAACCACAAGGCGGCTGTGTACCACAGCAGTGCGATGGCGGTGACCAAGGCGCCGCCGACGGCCGGAAGCGCCCAGCCGGGCAGTCGGCGGCTGCGTACCACCAGCACCTTGGCGACGAACACGCCGTACAGGACGCAGCCCGCGATGGAGTGCACCGCCACTCGGCTGTTCGTGAAGTCGACTCCGTAGGCGGTGATGCATTGGTAGGCGATGGGCAGCGACAGCAGAAAGGCAATAAGGCCGATGAGCCGGTGTGTGGGCGGCACCCGGTGCGGCGCGGCCCCCGCTCCCGGTAGGCGCCGGTACATCCACAGCCCGAGCAGCAGTTGGACGACCGCGAGTGCCATCAGAGCGCTGCCCAGGCGCGCCTTGAGATCGACGACGGCGACGCCGTGCTCCCCGAACAGGCCCTTGGTGTAGTCGGGTGTGTGCGTGCGGCCGAACACATATACCCCCACCGTGACCGCGACCGGCAGCAAAGCAGCCAAAAGGACCGCCACCGTTCGTGTGGGGCGCCGCTTCTGCGCGCCCGTGTGCCCGGTCATCAGTCCCCGATCGATCGGGTTCGACCTTGCTGCCGGATGCCTTTACGACGTACCACCGTGGCGCCGCACGTGATGCCGTTGGAGCGCTTCGAGGTGCTGAGTTGGCTGCTCCTGGCGAACGGGGCCGCCTTGGGGGTGCCGGAGGTGAGCGGCGGCGGCCAGCCACACGCGCATGCTCCGCCGCCGGCCGGTGCAGTCGACTCGATGCATACGGGAATGCCCGCTGACATCGCTCCGGACGTGGGCGTGGCGCAAGCGGACGAGGCCGTCCGGCTGGGACGGCCGCGTGCGGCAGCAAGCGGCACGGCGGAAACCGCCGGCACAATCGCCGCGGCCGTTCCTTTCATGAGCACTCCATGCTGTCGGACGGCGCATCGGTGCAGCCGCGGGAAACGACCCCAGCGGACCTCTTCTCCCAGTTGGCCCCGGGTGCTCGGGGCCTGTCCACTCCAATTGGTCCGCCTGGGCAGTCGCTGCTCCATTGGTGAGGCCCCCGTCGCTGACGAGCGGCGCGACGCGAAGGGCGGTACGGAGAGCCCGTACCGCCCTTGTCACGGTCGAGAGTCAGAGCACCTTGGAGAGGAAGGCCTTCGTCCGGTCGTGCTGGGGATGGGCCAGTACCTCACGCGGATGGCCGGACTCCACGACCACGCCGTCGTCCATGAAGACCAGCGAGTCGCCGACCTCGCGGGCGAAGCCCATCTCGTGCGTGACGACGATCATCGTCATGCCGTCCTCCGCGAGGTCCCGCATGACGTCGAGCACCTCACCGACCAGCTCGGGGTCGAGCGCCGAGGTCGGCTCGTCGAAGAGCATCAGCTTGGGCTCCATCGCGAGGGCCCGGGCGATCGCCACGCGCTGCTGCTGGCCGCCGGACAGCTGGGCCGGGTAGTGGCCGGTCCGGTCACCCAGGCCCACACGGTCCAGCAGCCGCTGCGCGCGCTCCCGCGCGACGGCCCTGCTCTCCCGCCTGACCTGCACCGGCGCCTCCATGACGTTCTCCAGCGCCGTCATGTGCGGGAAGAGGTTGAAGCGCTGGAACACCATGCCGATGTCCCGCCGCTGCGCCGAGACCTCCTTCTCCTTCAGCTCGTAGAGCTTGTCGCCGTGCTGCCGGTAGCCGACCAGGCGGCCGTCCACGTACAGCCGGCCGGCGCTGATCTTCTCCAGATGGTTGATGCACCGGAGAAACGTGCTCTTGCCGGAACCGGACGGGCCGATCAGGCAGAACACCTCCCGCGGGTTCACCTCCAGGTCGATGCCCTTGAGGATGTGCGCGTGCCCGAACGACTTGTGCACGCCCTCGGCCCTGACCATCGGGTGGCCGCCGGGGACGACGTCCTTGGAGAACTTGGTCATCGGGCCACCTCCGGGCGGCGGAACGAGCCGAAGATGCGGAGGTTCTTCCGGAACCGCTGCAGCGGGGTCGGCGGCAGGTTGCGCGACGAACCGCGGGCGTAACGGCGCTCGATGTAGTACTGGCCGATGCTGAACACCGTGGTCAGGATCAGGTACCAGATGCAGGCCACGAAGTACATCTCGACGACCGCCAGCGAGGTGCTGGAGATGTCCGTGGCCTTCTTGATCAGCTCGGGGAGCTGGACCGAGTAGGCCAGCGCCGAGGTCTTCAGCATGTTGATGAACTCGTTGCCGGTCGGCGGGACGATGACCCGCATGGCCTGCGGCAGGATCACCCGGCGCAGCGTCTGGGCCTGGGTCATGCCGAGCGCGTGCGAGGCCTCCGTCTGGCCCTCGTCGACCGACTGGATGCCGGCCCGGACGATCTCCGACATATAGGCGGCCTCGTTCAGGCCGAGTCCCAGCAGCGCCGTCAGGACCGGCGTCATCACCTGGTTCATCTCGTTCTTGTAGAACCCCAGGTTCAGGATGGGGAAGACGAGCGAGATGTTGTACCAGAGCAGCAGCTGGACCAGGACCGGGGTGCCGCGGAAGAACCAGATGTAGAACCAGGCCACCGTGCTGGTGACCGGGTTCGACGACAGCCGCATCACGGCGAGGATCACGCCGAGTACGACGCCGAGCACCATGGCCAGCACGGAGATGTACAGCGTGGTCCAGGCGCCGGAGACGATGTCCGGGTCGAAGACGTAGTCCGGGATGACGCTGTAATTGATCTTCGCGTTGGAGAAGGCGACCCCGATCAGCGCCACCAGGGCGAGGACCACGGCGCCGGCCACCCAGCGGCCGTAGTGGCGCACCGGGATGGCCTTGATCTGCTCCGGCGGCGCCGGAGCCTTGTCGACGGTGTCGGTCACGGTGACTGCCTTTCAGTGCCGCGCGAGGCTCAGGAGCCGCCGTTGATCTTCGACTCCGTCAGCGCGCCGTCCGTGACGTTCCACTTCTGCAGGATCTTGGTGTACTCGCCGTTCTTGATGATCGCGGCCATGGCGGCCTGGAGGGCGTCGCGCAGCTGGGTGTTGTCCTTGCTGACCGCGATGCCGTACGGACCCGCCTCGATCTGGTCGCCGACGACCTCGAAGTCCTTGCCGCCACCGGAGGTCTTCGCGTTGTAGGCGGCCACCGGGAAATCGTTCAGGTCGGCGACGGACGCGCCCTGCTTCAGACGCAGCAGCGCCTCGGGGTCGGTGTCGAAGGTCTGCAGGTCGATGGCCTTCTTGCCGTCCTTGGTGCACTTCTTGCTCTGTGCCTTGGCGATGCCCTCGGACGTGGTGCCCTTCTGCAGGGCCACGACCTTGCCGCACAGGTCGTCCAGGGACTTGACGCCCTTCGGGTTGCCCTTCTGGACGAGGATCGACGTACCGGCGGTGAAGTAGTCGACGAAGTCGACGCCGTTGCCGACCTTCTGGCCGTTGTCCGAGTTGATGCCGTTCTGGCGGTCCTTGGTGTCGTTCATCGCCGACATGATCACCTGGAAGCGCTTGGCCTGCAGGCCCACGATCAGGTTGTCGAACTTGCCGTTCTGGAAGTCGAACGTCACGCCGAGCTGCTTGCCGAGGGCGTCCGCGAGGTCGGGGTCGATGCCGACGGCCTTGCCGTCCTTCATGTACTCGACCGGCGGGTAGGCGATGTCGGAGCCGACCTTGATGACGCCCGCCTTGCGGATGTCCGCGGGCAGCTTGCCGGCCAGCGGGGCGGAGCCGGACGACGAGCTGGAGCCCGTGCCGCTGTTCTTGTCCGTGTGATCACCG is a genomic window of Streptomyces griseochromogenes containing:
- a CDS encoding amino acid ABC transporter permease, translating into MTDTVDKAPAPPEQIKAIPVRHYGRWVAGAVVLALVALIGVAFSNAKINYSVIPDYVFDPDIVSGAWTTLYISVLAMVLGVVLGVILAVMRLSSNPVTSTVAWFYIWFFRGTPVLVQLLLWYNISLVFPILNLGFYKNEMNQVMTPVLTALLGLGLNEAAYMSEIVRAGIQSVDEGQTEASHALGMTQAQTLRRVILPQAMRVIVPPTGNEFINMLKTSALAYSVQLPELIKKATDISSTSLAVVEMYFVACIWYLILTTVFSIGQYYIERRYARGSSRNLPPTPLQRFRKNLRIFGSFRRPEVAR
- a CDS encoding amino acid ABC transporter ATP-binding protein, whose protein sequence is MTKFSKDVVPGGHPMVRAEGVHKSFGHAHILKGIDLEVNPREVFCLIGPSGSGKSTFLRCINHLEKISAGRLYVDGRLVGYRQHGDKLYELKEKEVSAQRRDIGMVFQRFNLFPHMTALENVMEAPVQVRRESRAVARERAQRLLDRVGLGDRTGHYPAQLSGGQQQRVAIARALAMEPKLMLFDEPTSALDPELVGEVLDVMRDLAEDGMTMIVVTHEMGFAREVGDSLVFMDDGVVVESGHPREVLAHPQHDRTKAFLSKVL
- the sodN gene encoding superoxide dismutase, Ni codes for the protein MLSRLFAPKVKVSAHCDLPCGVYDPAQARIEAESVKAVQEKMAANDDPHFQARATVIKEQRAELAKHHVSVLWSDYFKPPHFEKYPQLHQLVNDTLKALSAAKASTDPKTGEAALELIAEIDRIFWETKKA
- a CDS encoding CGNR zinc finger domain-containing protein; the protein is MELAYYSDYAVRLVNSEEPARGKDSLTSVEAVRDLFGINASAARRATDADVTRFRSVRGRLRAVFEAADTGDETLAVDLLNSLLLEFPVSPQISGHDYRDDDGRPLWHMHLADHPSNATAGYAAIAAMGLAFHLTEYGVDRLGLCQAAPCRNAYLDTSTNRSRRYCSDRCATRANVAAYRARKRLEADRTGSSGLAAEKIQRASAAGER
- the sodX gene encoding nickel-type superoxide dismutase maturation protease yields the protein MPELSQETERGRAGALFGLAEVTGPSMVPTLRHGDRLLVQYGAAARPGGIVVLRHPFQQDLLVVKRAVERREGGWWVLGDNPYAGGDSTDYGVVPDELILGRALLRYRPLAGGQRSPAALARWIFSAARPLLPVRSASRRLRAR
- a CDS encoding DUF6529 family protein; protein product: MTGHTGAQKRRPTRTVAVLLAALLPVAVTVGVYVFGRTHTPDYTKGLFGEHGVAVVDLKARLGSALMALAVVQLLLGLWMYRRLPGAGAAPHRVPPTHRLIGLIAFLLSLPIAYQCITAYGVDFTNSRVAVHSIAGCVLYGVFVAKVLVVRSRRLPGWALPAVGGALVTAIALLWYTAALWFFVGSAPGF
- a CDS encoding methyltransferase domain-containing protein; this translates as MPVSLPPALELSLDLLRCPTCRTRHLHPDHGALRCPVGHTFDIARHGYAGLLTGTRATSGDDAAMVQARDRFLSTGTYAPIRQVGAGLAAGAVSEQATVVDVGCGTGYYLAGVLDQLLGGRGLGLDTSVRALRSAARAHDRAAAVAWDVFRSFPLADGVADVVLNVFAPRNPAEFHRVLRPTGRLIVIRPTGRHLAELRGRLPATVTIDPAKEQRLHRTLGPFFEAAVTEQVEYPATLTRLDALDLVAMTPSARHVSRADLNDDGLLPDQVTVSVLATAYQPR
- a CDS encoding ABC transporter substrate-binding protein, whose translation is MTVNSTPRTTAAHSRLAAVGAVAAAGALLLTGCGDHTDKNSGTGSSSSSGSAPLAGKLPADIRKAGVIKVGSDIAYPPVEYMKDGKAVGIDPDLADALGKQLGVTFDFQNGKFDNLIVGLQAKRFQVIMSAMNDTKDRQNGINSDNGQKVGNGVDFVDYFTAGTSILVQKGNPKGVKSLDDLCGKVVALQKGTTSEGIAKAQSKKCTKDGKKAIDLQTFDTDPEALLRLKQGASVADLNDFPVAAYNAKTSGGGKDFEVVGDQIEAGPYGIAVSKDNTQLRDALQAAMAAIIKNGEYTKILQKWNVTDGALTESKINGGS